One Paenibacillus sp. FSL H7-0737 DNA segment encodes these proteins:
- the sda gene encoding sporulation histidine kinase inhibitor Sda gives MNYYFHPSPRPSSLESISDEELLNIYKLALEAQALPDFIEIVREILDSRDLIQTEKS, from the coding sequence ATGAATTACTATTTTCATCCCTCACCACGCCCCTCATCTCTTGAATCAATATCTGATGAAGAATTACTTAACATCTATAAATTAGCGCTTGAGGCACAAGCTTTACCAGATTTCATAGAGATTGTTAGAGAGATCTTAGACAGTAGAGATCTCATACAAACTGAAAAATCATAA
- a CDS encoding accessory gene regulator ArgB-like protein, whose product MSHLTFKIVELIKKSNPEQTHSIEIMHYALSIILNTLFIIITSLCIGGLTGQLKETFLALFSCMLLRMSSGGVHLKSARSCNIVSIFICSLIPHITYLIHNHILWINLFSLLVMILCAPNPDANAQIPKEWYLGLKIISIILVSLNFWIHSSVIGLAFLVQSFTVIIPLQRRPIK is encoded by the coding sequence ATGAGTCATTTAACTTTTAAAATTGTTGAGCTCATTAAGAAAAGTAATCCAGAGCAAACGCATTCCATTGAAATCATGCATTATGCCCTTAGCATTATTTTAAATACTTTATTCATTATTATAACTTCGTTATGCATCGGCGGGCTCACTGGACAGCTAAAGGAAACATTCTTAGCCTTATTTAGCTGCATGCTCCTAAGAATGTCTTCTGGTGGAGTGCATTTAAAATCCGCAAGGTCCTGCAATATTGTATCTATCTTTATCTGTTCACTGATCCCTCATATCACTTATCTAATACATAACCATATCCTTTGGATTAATCTTTTTTCTTTGCTTGTAATGATCTTATGTGCTCCAAATCCTGATGCTAATGCGCAAATCCCCAAAGAATGGTATTTGGGTTTAAAGATCATTTCCATAATTCTGGTTTCTTTGAATTTTTGGATCCATTCGTCTGTCATTGGATTGGCATTTTTAGTTCAATCCTTTACAGTTATAATTCCATTACAAAGGAGGCCAATCAAATGA
- a CDS encoding DinB family protein: protein MDRRPESSEYLEELSKYVDLVPVEGDICTVFRAQTDEICSFISNLTEEQGEHRYAPDKWSIKQMVGHLADTGRIMSYRLLRVARGDKIPLAGFDEKDYVPTANFEAHTLEKLLAHYKLVRESTQALLDTLPEDAWTRKGTVNNATISARAVACVLIGHDHHHLNILKERYLV, encoded by the coding sequence ATGGATCGACGTCCAGAAAGCAGTGAGTATCTTGAAGAATTATCAAAGTATGTCGATTTAGTGCCAGTTGAAGGGGACATTTGTACTGTTTTTAGAGCGCAGACGGATGAGATTTGTAGCTTTATTTCGAACCTTACGGAAGAACAAGGAGAGCATCGTTACGCTCCTGATAAATGGAGTATTAAGCAAATGGTTGGCCATCTAGCGGATACTGGAAGAATTATGTCTTATCGTTTGTTGCGCGTTGCAAGAGGAGATAAGATCCCGCTGGCGGGCTTTGATGAAAAGGACTATGTGCCTACCGCAAATTTTGAAGCACACACTCTAGAAAAACTACTGGCTCATTACAAGCTTGTCCGAGAGTCAACGCAAGCTCTGTTGGACACTTTGCCGGAAGATGCATGGACTCGTAAGGGAACGGTTAACAATGCAACCATCTCCGCGAGAGCAGTGGCGTGCGTATTGATTGGGCATGATCATCATCATTTGAATATTCTTAAAGAAAGATATCTGGTTTAA
- a CDS encoding LysR family transcriptional regulator, producing MNLEQCENIVEVAKIGSLTKAAQNRHITLSAISQSITLLEAELGVTLFIRSRGQRAVPTAEGQAIISKANEVLMKVNELKAEAQIYSDALSGHLKIATIPGPMHLIVKVISGFKADFPNVKIEIFEKGPKEILDNVLQDEMDIGLMVSPEGLSEKHKGVVFEELMEGKIVVGVHPQSPLALNTIITPEQLVGQTLVLYDDHYIQDFVERYLLKVGPMNILFTSNNTRAIDNAVASGLAITIGMDYSFLKTFEGSQKIMKTIELRSPDRNTPGSIVSASKQGSKTVRRFINRLKHEFEEGIRRS from the coding sequence ATGAATTTAGAGCAATGCGAGAATATCGTAGAAGTCGCAAAGATTGGTTCACTAACCAAAGCTGCTCAGAATCGTCATATCACCCTGTCTGCCATAAGCCAGTCCATAACACTGCTTGAAGCGGAGCTTGGAGTTACTTTGTTCATTCGTTCGCGAGGCCAACGAGCAGTTCCCACAGCAGAGGGACAAGCTATTATCAGCAAAGCAAATGAAGTCTTGATGAAAGTAAATGAATTAAAAGCTGAAGCACAGATCTATAGCGATGCGCTTAGTGGTCATTTGAAGATTGCTACGATTCCGGGACCCATGCATCTAATCGTGAAGGTCATATCCGGTTTTAAAGCGGATTTTCCAAATGTGAAAATAGAGATTTTTGAAAAGGGACCTAAAGAAATTCTGGATAATGTGCTTCAGGATGAAATGGATATCGGACTGATGGTCTCGCCAGAGGGCTTATCAGAGAAACATAAAGGAGTCGTATTCGAGGAATTAATGGAAGGTAAGATTGTTGTAGGCGTACATCCTCAATCACCACTAGCTCTAAATACAATAATTACGCCCGAACAGTTAGTAGGCCAGACGTTGGTTTTATACGATGATCATTACATACAGGACTTTGTGGAGCGTTATTTACTAAAAGTTGGGCCGATGAATATTCTTTTTACAAGCAATAACACCCGTGCCATTGATAATGCAGTTGCGTCAGGACTCGCGATCACGATTGGGATGGATTATTCTTTTCTAAAAACATTTGAGGGTTCTCAGAAGATCATGAAGACGATCGAGCTACGATCACCAGATCGTAATACTCCGGGGTCCATTGTTTCAGCTTCTAAACAAGGATCGAAAACGGTCAGAAGATTCATCAACAGGTTAAAACATGAATTTGAGGAGGGGATTAGAAGAAGTTAA
- a CDS encoding phosphodiester glycosidase family protein: protein MRRYLRQINVAVIFILLISLLQPGVFVHASISDLPATNYGTVIDVRQTELAPGAMYTWMDLQNERGLQKIHAVEFNPGQGHLELQAGTKDGKVYGMKGVTEMAAYADSPGNRVIAGINGDFYEISGFATGVPNGLFMDDGVILNSSISAFTFGLKEDGSSIYGVPKLTKNVTINGKTTNLTSINRYRNTNELVLYTEDYNTTTKSTNEGDEVVLDIVEGEVKSGQTLKLKVSDIRNNQGNTPLTKGKVVLSANGTSRAVLQGLSVGDNVTATFALSGEWNDVKVAIGGEGPLVKDGVVQQGVGPLGIHPRTAIGTKADGSLVLFEVDGRSPGFSEGVDTDELGYILKDMGVVNAMNLDGGGSSTFVARMPGASGVKMMNQGSDGYERKTGNGLLVVNTAPEQSTASKLVVQPNAERILQGSSFMFKAAGVDENGHPAPYSGTLNWQVDADLGTVDANGVFTAGTTAGTGTVNVEVGAVKGSGEIEVVDKLTDLRFPDEIKTYSSGAAAQLTVKALRNGQVIQADNHSFEWRVEGEIGTVDEKGLFQATSENGKNGKIYAKYGDAQTSFEVNVGLPPVMLEDFENGIDKYIASSAAANSVAIQEVTDQDFVRNGDKALKLEYDFVNKTGTSGAYLAASSTANRIQIPGYPEKISMWIYGDGKKHWLRGQIRDGNNAAVPVDFTDQVNGVNWTGWKYVEVSVPKGKTTPLTMDMPVRYMETSNLNKSAGAIYVDDIRAIYGPIEEDRTPPVLKDAYPGVNEIVKTATPTLSVNGEDDGYDPVVHPGTTLIDPDKTRVYVDDQIVEHGFYPPKGQITYKPKVPLTEGRHKVKVAIRDLSGNQTIKEWYFTVNLGSPFYVYKTPEAVYAGNTYTLDVTAEKAGKLKEGNITFAFNPSAVKDLQVIRGNKLSETQMESIIDPALGTVRLNLTNINSSNLRDTDLIGQIQYTVRNDYVGPYTQEQLAGDTSKRFVIENTSGSVTSTEGTGVPISFIGAAVESVVKTQLMLTWNHYDLAKGFDASFAVKDLNGSVVEGAKLLFDGLEVQGATSGGSGTLTTSLVTSAEGTFKLQAVKGNTYSPVMTFKVAPYDGTAAPRNVNVTMGQDAATSRQFTWQTEPLTMNTVVELVKKAEFTSFQAVNVTKITGNSSIYNTNNDGTMRVHKAEAVGLIPGTEYVYRVGDGELNVSEQGTFVTSGGESASTKFLFIGDSQADSKAGFGLWGNTIEAAFAYMPDAEMLVHAGDMVDKGFEQEQWNWWFDAAQKQLMNTTLVPIIGNHEVMGTNGDGDYLAQFNNPQNGAASVKGTNYSFDIQDTHFVVMNTEHSGAPFTEQAEWLDQDLSATDKKWKVIFFHQGPYGSIYSNEQVQAKWVPVFDKHNVDLVMNGHDHIYLRTFPMKDGKQVAEGEGTRYVIGGSSGPKFYALTPRFWQEKIYDEDEQIYTAVEIGKNEITVTARTVDGVEIDRLVIGNFVPKSITLDQTAVELEPGASLQLQAKVVPDEANHLTKLWSIVPERAESVVTVDGNGLVTALKPGTAKVRVTVAGYPNIFAESKITVDALQAIKLQGKGQLKPAEVDQTVTEAVYASGKRIPILDGLHYSSSNEHIATINEQGLVQAHQEGSTVISVTYREFASEYSIVVTNDEAPILTEITIKGPDSLEQGNKGSVVVQAVYSDGSKQELVEGVRYDTSDHSIAMISENGELHALSAGITKVSAVYKGFSTEYILTVTESTPGTTPTPSPEPTPEPTPSPEPTPTPGGWVPGPAVTATPTATPTPSASAQAGVVTITASQLSENKNAQGEVVVSVDGAVTELLLPGNAAELLGRAPLRVVMQDLSVTLPATVLAELSKLISAEALAKSTISLRLNTLASNTAVDLLDRAGTLAGAQLRAKSDLRDWSLSILIENGQSFSLRQFAEPITISYKVGATVEQSLLGIYFMDDAGKLEYMSSTWMNGYLSAAVSHFSKYVVLEYDKTFNDLKPDHWAYLAVKQLAAKQLVQGVAVDRFDPNRAVTRAEFTAMLVRALGLKGQAVAGFTDVPADKWYAEAVGLAKQAGIVNGQTALLFEPDAKISRQEMAAMLARAYAYANNSVSVASLNVSAFNDIGTAPQWAQEAISEVYRLGLMQGRAVAQFAPKQNGTRAESAQMILNLLSVLE from the coding sequence GTGAGAAGGTATCTAAGGCAAATTAATGTGGCAGTTATTTTTATTTTGTTGATTTCGTTGTTGCAGCCGGGAGTATTTGTTCACGCTTCCATTTCTGATTTACCAGCAACAAACTACGGAACCGTTATTGATGTACGTCAAACAGAGCTCGCACCTGGGGCGATGTACACCTGGATGGATCTTCAGAATGAACGTGGTTTACAAAAGATTCATGCAGTGGAGTTCAACCCAGGGCAAGGCCATTTAGAACTGCAGGCAGGTACGAAGGATGGAAAGGTATACGGTATGAAGGGTGTTACAGAAATGGCCGCTTATGCGGATTCGCCTGGAAACCGGGTGATCGCAGGGATTAACGGTGATTTTTATGAAATCTCCGGTTTTGCCACGGGTGTTCCGAATGGATTATTTATGGATGATGGTGTAATCCTGAACAGTTCGATTTCAGCTTTTACTTTCGGTTTAAAAGAAGATGGCAGCTCGATTTATGGGGTGCCGAAGCTGACCAAGAACGTAACGATTAATGGAAAAACAACTAATTTAACCAGCATCAACCGTTATCGAAATACGAATGAGCTGGTTCTTTATACGGAAGATTATAATACAACTACAAAGTCGACTAATGAAGGTGACGAGGTTGTTCTAGATATTGTCGAGGGAGAAGTGAAGAGCGGTCAGACCTTGAAGCTGAAGGTATCTGATATTCGCAACAATCAAGGCAATACGCCGCTTACCAAAGGAAAAGTAGTTTTGTCTGCTAACGGAACGTCTCGTGCTGTTCTGCAGGGGTTATCGGTTGGCGATAACGTTACTGCGACCTTTGCGCTTAGTGGAGAATGGAATGATGTGAAGGTAGCTATTGGCGGCGAAGGGCCGCTGGTAAAAGACGGAGTAGTTCAACAAGGTGTAGGGCCTTTAGGAATTCATCCACGTACAGCCATTGGGACAAAAGCGGACGGAAGTCTCGTTCTATTCGAAGTGGATGGAAGATCTCCAGGTTTTAGCGAAGGTGTAGATACGGATGAGCTTGGCTACATTCTGAAGGATATGGGCGTAGTGAACGCCATGAATCTGGATGGTGGCGGCTCTTCTACTTTTGTGGCCAGAATGCCGGGTGCATCTGGTGTCAAAATGATGAATCAGGGCTCTGATGGCTATGAACGTAAAACCGGCAACGGTTTGCTGGTCGTCAACACAGCCCCAGAGCAATCTACAGCTTCTAAGCTGGTTGTGCAGCCGAATGCGGAACGTATCTTGCAAGGCTCCAGCTTTATGTTCAAAGCAGCAGGAGTGGACGAGAACGGCCATCCGGCACCTTATTCGGGTACTTTGAATTGGCAGGTGGACGCTGACCTTGGTACTGTCGATGCGAACGGAGTCTTCACCGCAGGAACCACTGCCGGCACAGGAACGGTAAATGTAGAGGTGGGGGCAGTCAAAGGCAGTGGGGAAATCGAAGTCGTGGATAAGCTCACAGACCTTAGGTTTCCTGATGAGATCAAAACTTATTCTTCAGGTGCTGCTGCGCAATTAACTGTGAAGGCGCTACGTAATGGACAGGTAATTCAAGCCGACAACCATAGTTTTGAATGGCGGGTAGAGGGCGAGATCGGAACTGTAGATGAGAAAGGTCTGTTTCAAGCGACGAGTGAAAATGGGAAGAACGGGAAGATTTATGCTAAGTACGGGGACGCCCAGACCTCTTTTGAAGTAAATGTAGGGTTACCGCCTGTAATGCTGGAGGATTTTGAGAATGGCATTGATAAATATATTGCCTCCAGTGCAGCAGCTAACAGTGTGGCGATTCAGGAAGTGACTGATCAGGATTTTGTCCGTAATGGGGATAAAGCCTTAAAGCTGGAATATGATTTTGTTAATAAAACAGGCACATCGGGTGCTTATTTAGCCGCAAGCTCAACTGCCAATCGAATTCAGATTCCGGGGTATCCTGAGAAAATCAGTATGTGGATCTACGGAGATGGCAAAAAGCACTGGCTGCGGGGACAGATTCGTGATGGCAATAATGCGGCAGTGCCTGTGGATTTTACAGATCAGGTGAATGGAGTGAACTGGACGGGGTGGAAATACGTCGAAGTATCCGTTCCTAAGGGAAAAACCACCCCGTTAACGATGGATATGCCTGTCCGCTATATGGAGACAAGCAATCTTAACAAGAGCGCAGGTGCAATTTACGTTGATGATATTCGTGCCATTTATGGTCCGATAGAGGAGGATAGAACACCTCCTGTGCTTAAAGATGCCTATCCTGGCGTGAACGAGATTGTCAAAACAGCTACACCGACCCTTTCCGTCAATGGTGAGGATGATGGTTATGATCCAGTGGTGCATCCGGGAACGACCTTAATCGATCCGGACAAAACACGAGTATATGTGGACGATCAAATAGTGGAGCATGGCTTTTATCCTCCAAAAGGTCAGATCACTTATAAACCAAAGGTTCCACTTACAGAAGGCCGTCATAAAGTAAAAGTTGCCATTCGCGATTTGAGCGGTAACCAGACGATAAAAGAATGGTATTTCACAGTGAATTTGGGCTCTCCATTCTATGTGTACAAAACACCAGAAGCCGTTTATGCCGGGAACACTTACACTTTGGACGTAACGGCTGAGAAAGCGGGCAAGCTGAAGGAAGGAAATATTACGTTTGCTTTTAATCCGTCTGCAGTTAAAGATTTGCAGGTAATTCGGGGGAATAAGTTATCAGAAACGCAAATGGAATCGATCATTGATCCAGCTTTGGGCACTGTGCGTCTTAACCTAACGAATATCAATTCCTCCAATCTACGAGATACGGATCTCATCGGACAAATTCAATATACGGTTCGAAATGATTATGTGGGTCCCTATACTCAGGAGCAGCTCGCTGGGGATACAAGCAAACGTTTTGTAATTGAAAATACATCCGGATCTGTAACTTCGACAGAAGGTACCGGGGTTCCTATTTCTTTTATTGGAGCGGCTGTTGAATCTGTTGTAAAGACACAGTTGATGCTCACTTGGAACCATTATGATCTTGCGAAGGGCTTTGATGCGTCTTTTGCGGTAAAAGATCTGAATGGAAGTGTTGTTGAAGGTGCGAAACTGCTGTTCGATGGATTGGAGGTACAAGGCGCAACTTCAGGGGGAAGTGGGACACTTACTACTAGCCTTGTCACTTCAGCAGAAGGAACTTTTAAATTGCAGGCGGTAAAAGGAAATACCTATAGTCCTGTAATGACGTTCAAGGTTGCTCCATATGACGGTACTGCTGCCCCGCGTAATGTTAATGTTACGATGGGCCAGGATGCAGCGACTTCTCGCCAGTTTACTTGGCAGACAGAACCGCTAACCATGAATACTGTAGTAGAACTTGTGAAAAAAGCAGAGTTCACAAGCTTTCAAGCCGTGAATGTAACAAAAATTACCGGCAACAGTTCAATTTACAATACCAACAATGATGGAACGATGCGAGTTCATAAAGCGGAGGCAGTAGGGCTTATCCCTGGAACCGAATATGTATATCGTGTGGGGGATGGGGAGTTAAATGTAAGTGAGCAAGGAACCTTCGTTACAAGCGGAGGGGAGAGCGCTTCTACAAAATTCCTTTTTATCGGAGATTCTCAAGCAGATTCTAAAGCGGGATTTGGTCTTTGGGGCAATACGATAGAGGCTGCCTTTGCCTATATGCCGGATGCTGAAATGCTGGTCCACGCTGGAGATATGGTGGATAAAGGCTTTGAACAAGAGCAGTGGAACTGGTGGTTTGATGCAGCCCAAAAGCAGCTGATGAATACCACGCTTGTTCCGATTATTGGGAACCATGAAGTGATGGGAACCAATGGCGATGGGGATTACCTGGCGCAATTCAATAACCCGCAAAACGGTGCGGCGAGCGTAAAAGGTACGAATTATTCTTTTGACATTCAGGATACACATTTTGTGGTTATGAATACAGAGCATTCAGGTGCTCCGTTCACTGAACAGGCAGAGTGGCTGGATCAGGATCTATCCGCTACAGATAAAAAGTGGAAGGTGATTTTTTTCCATCAAGGGCCCTATGGCAGCATCTATTCGAATGAACAGGTGCAAGCAAAGTGGGTGCCGGTGTTTGATAAGCATAATGTGGATTTAGTGATGAACGGTCATGATCATATCTATTTGCGAACTTTTCCGATGAAGGATGGTAAACAGGTTGCAGAAGGCGAAGGCACACGATATGTTATCGGCGGTTCCTCCGGTCCTAAGTTCTATGCGCTGACGCCACGTTTTTGGCAGGAAAAAATATATGACGAAGATGAGCAAATCTATACGGCTGTTGAAATTGGGAAGAACGAGATTACGGTTACGGCAAGAACGGTAGACGGTGTAGAAATTGACCGTTTAGTGATCGGAAATTTTGTTCCAAAATCCATCACGCTGGATCAAACAGCTGTTGAGCTTGAGCCTGGTGCTAGTCTGCAATTGCAAGCTAAGGTAGTGCCGGATGAGGCTAATCATCTGACAAAACTTTGGTCCATCGTTCCTGAAAGGGCAGAATCAGTAGTTACCGTAGATGGAAATGGCTTGGTTACTGCGCTAAAACCAGGGACAGCTAAGGTGAGAGTCACAGTGGCAGGTTACCCGAATATTTTTGCGGAAAGTAAGATAACTGTAGATGCGCTGCAAGCGATTAAGCTTCAGGGCAAAGGACAACTTAAACCAGCAGAGGTCGACCAGACAGTCACCGAAGCAGTCTATGCATCCGGTAAACGAATCCCAATATTGGATGGACTTCATTATTCCAGCTCGAATGAGCATATTGCTACAATCAATGAACAGGGCTTGGTCCAGGCTCATCAGGAAGGCTCTACTGTGATCTCAGTAACCTACAGGGAGTTCGCCTCGGAGTATAGTATCGTCGTAACAAATGATGAGGCTCCTATTCTTACAGAAATAACGATAAAAGGGCCGGATTCGCTGGAACAAGGAAATAAAGGCTCCGTTGTTGTTCAGGCGGTATATAGTGACGGAAGCAAGCAAGAATTGGTCGAGGGCGTAAGGTATGATACATCTGATCATTCCATTGCAATGATTAGTGAGAATGGGGAGCTTCACGCATTGAGTGCTGGTATAACAAAAGTCAGCGCTGTTTATAAGGGGTTCAGCACTGAATATATTTTGACAGTGACTGAGAGCACGCCAGGTACGACTCCGACACCAAGCCCAGAGCCAACACCGGAACCAACACCAAGCCCAGAGCCAACACCAACACCAGGAGGCTGGGTGCCGGGACCTGCGGTGACAGCAACGCCGACTGCTACACCGACTCCGTCGGCATCTGCACAAGCGGGTGTAGTAACCATAACAGCCTCTCAACTGTCAGAGAACAAGAATGCTCAAGGTGAAGTTGTGGTTTCTGTTGACGGAGCGGTTACGGAGTTGCTTTTACCAGGCAATGCTGCAGAGCTGCTTGGACGCGCACCGCTTAGAGTGGTTATGCAGGATTTATCCGTTACGCTTCCTGCTACAGTACTGGCTGAACTAAGTAAGCTAATCTCAGCTGAGGCTCTTGCCAAGAGTACGATTTCACTACGGTTGAACACGTTAGCTAGTAATACAGCCGTGGATCTGTTAGATCGTGCAGGTACACTAGCTGGAGCACAATTGAGAGCGAAAAGTGATCTGCGAGATTGGTCGCTCAGCATCCTCATAGAAAATGGCCAGTCCTTCTCATTAAGACAGTTTGCAGAGCCGATCACGATTTCATATAAGGTCGGTGCGACTGTAGAGCAAAGTTTATTGGGTATTTATTTTATGGATGATGCCGGTAAGCTGGAGTATATGAGCAGTACATGGATGAATGGTTATCTATCTGCTGCTGTCAGTCATTTTAGTAAATATGTTGTATTAGAATATGACAAAACATTCAATGATCTGAAGCCGGATCACTGGGCTTACCTTGCTGTGAAGCAGCTTGCGGCAAAACAGCTTGTACAGGGGGTAGCTGTGGATCGTTTTGATCCAAACCGTGCGGTTACACGTGCCGAGTTTACAGCGATGTTAGTCCGTGCGCTTGGCTTAAAAGGTCAAGCAGTAGCTGGTTTCACTGATGTACCTGCTGATAAATGGTATGCAGAAGCAGTAGGGTTAGCAAAACAAGCTGGAATTGTTAACGGTCAGACCGCTTTACTGTTTGAACCGGATGCCAAGATCTCTCGTCAAGAGATGGCAGCGATGCTGGCTCGTGCATATGCATACGCCAATAACAGCGTATCTGTAGCTAGTCTTAACGTTTCAGCATTTAATGATATTGGCACTGCACCACAATGGGCTCAAGAGGCTATCAGCGAGGTGTACAGACTTGGATTGATGCAGGGACGTGCTGTAGCGCAATTTGCTCCGAAGCAAAACGGCACACGTGCCGAAAGTGCACAGATGATCCTCAATCTGTTGAGTGTTTTGGAGTAA
- a CDS encoding helix-turn-helix domain-containing protein, translating into MNDFENYPDELGNFIRHIRKTRGLTLRGLEEKSGISYSQLSKIERGESIPLKDNLDKIIEALGTDLKNRMYHLADYMPDIEYIKTLKHGYELPQLKQSQDYIYETAFNKLKEFRAKEGKETSYVSFDSNEVIVYETEYGAGMVIEKIEKYNLTDVLNDKFEGCLDSLRKSPRKGRQAFLFGEWLRECVYELKEEEQDQVIQALKEFTQFKVQQIKGAYK; encoded by the coding sequence ATGAATGATTTTGAGAACTATCCCGATGAGCTGGGTAATTTCATTCGGCACATCAGAAAGACGAGAGGGTTAACCTTAAGAGGACTGGAAGAAAAGAGCGGCATAAGTTACTCACAGCTTAGCAAGATCGAGCGTGGAGAGAGCATTCCGCTAAAAGACAATCTGGACAAGATCATCGAAGCACTTGGAACAGATCTGAAGAATCGGATGTATCATTTGGCAGACTATATGCCAGATATTGAATATATCAAGACCTTAAAGCATGGTTATGAGCTGCCACAGCTTAAACAGTCTCAGGACTACATTTATGAGACGGCATTTAACAAGCTTAAGGAATTCAGGGCAAAGGAAGGTAAAGAAACATCTTACGTTTCCTTTGATTCTAATGAAGTCATAGTTTATGAAACGGAATATGGGGCAGGAATGGTAATAGAGAAGATTGAGAAATACAATCTTACCGACGTCCTGAACGATAAGTTTGAGGGTTGCCTCGACTCCTTAAGAAAGAGCCCTCGGAAAGGGCGTCAAGCCTTTCTATTTGGCGAGTGGTTACGGGAGTGCGTTTATGAGCTGAAGGAAGAAGAACAGGATCAGGTCATACAAGCGCTCAAAGAATTTACGCAGTTTAAAGTACAACAGATAAAGGGTGCTTATAAATAA
- a CDS encoding thymidine kinase, which yields MAQLFFKYGAMNSGKSIEILKVAHNYEEQGKSVLIFTPSIDDRDEVGFISSRIGLRKQAIPVDENTDIYNIVSSNQPKPHCVLIDECQFLSKDCILQLVRIVDELGIPVMAFGLKNDFQNQLFEGSKYMLIYADKIEEMKTICWFCERKATMALRVENGKPVYSGKQIQIGGNEAYYPVCRKCHKNPPL from the coding sequence GTGGCACAATTGTTTTTCAAATACGGAGCAATGAACAGCGGTAAATCTATTGAGATACTCAAGGTTGCGCATAATTATGAAGAGCAAGGGAAATCGGTGCTCATTTTCACTCCATCCATAGACGATCGGGACGAAGTTGGTTTTATCTCCTCCCGTATTGGGCTGCGGAAACAGGCCATACCCGTCGACGAGAATACCGATATTTATAATATCGTCAGCAGTAACCAGCCCAAACCCCACTGTGTACTAATTGATGAATGTCAATTTCTAAGCAAGGACTGCATTCTTCAGCTAGTACGGATTGTGGATGAACTAGGCATTCCCGTTATGGCATTTGGACTTAAAAATGATTTCCAGAACCAGCTATTTGAAGGCAGCAAATACATGCTGATTTACGCTGATAAAATCGAGGAAATGAAGACCATTTGCTGGTTCTGCGAGCGTAAAGCAACAATGGCTCTAAGAGTAGAAAATGGTAAGCCTGTATACAGCGGCAAGCAAATCCAAATTGGCGGCAATGAAGCCTACTATCCAGTGTGCCGTAAATGTCACAAGAATCCTCCACTATAA
- a CDS encoding LytTR family DNA-binding domain-containing protein: MRVLQKDGSSSDILEEDILYFSNYKNTIFVHTKEGEFILPTTLSDLSVAYEGKGFERLDRSNVVNINNIEGYDPGRKIVCFNQGKQFTTVSESNEPRLKKYLSTHKKDSD, translated from the coding sequence ATGCGTGTCTTACAGAAAGACGGTTCCTCTAGTGATATTCTAGAGGAAGATATATTGTATTTCTCCAATTATAAGAATACAATATTCGTCCATACGAAAGAAGGCGAATTTATTCTCCCCACCACGCTTTCCGATCTTTCCGTAGCGTATGAGGGTAAGGGATTCGAACGCCTTGACCGCAGCAACGTCGTTAATATCAACAACATAGAAGGCTATGATCCCGGACGCAAGATTGTATGCTTTAATCAAGGTAAGCAGTTCACTACCGTTTCGGAATCCAATGAACCTCGCCTAAAGAAGTACTTATCTACTCATAAGAAAGATTCTGATTAA